DNA from Chitinophagales bacterium:
AAAACTGATGGTAAAATATTCTGCTGAAACAGTTTCTGAAGCACAGATTAAGATGGCCATTTCCAAAGCCGGTTATGACGCTGATGATGTTAAGGCAGATGCTTCCTCGTTAACTAATTTGCCAAAGTGTTGCCAGGATAAGAACAGTAAACCAAGCTGCCATTAAATTATATAATACACATGTAAGGCACTCCGAATATTCGGGTGCCTTTTTTATTTACTCACCTTATCCAGGATCTGTTTCGCTTGTTCCTCATCATTTCTTATTGCTTCAGTCATAAGGCCGATCGTTTCAAATTTTCTTTCTTCACGTATCCATTCTGCAAATTCGACCTTCAAAAGCTTACCGTAAATATCCTGTGTAAAATCAAACAGGAAGGCCTCAATAGTTCGATCTTTTCCATTGACTGTAGGCCTTAACCCAATGCTTATCACACCATTATAAATATTACCATCCAGTGTAGCTTTAATTGCATATATGCCATCTGCAGGAATCAGCTTATAGCCATCGTGCACTGAAATATTTGCCGTTGGATAACCGATCCTCGACCCTAGCTGATTGCCTTTTACTACCGTTCCCTCCACGGAATAGAGATGACCCAGCAGATGTGCGGCTGTTTTTACATCGCCTTCCTGCAAAGCAATTCGGATACGCGTAGAGCTCACCTCAATGTCTTCCACTAATTGCTTGGTAATTTCTTCGACCCGGAAATTATTTTCTTTAGAAAGTTTTCTAAGCAACTCAATGTTGCCATCGCGATGGTGACCAAACTGGTGATTGTAACCGATTACCACGATTGCAGGGTGAAATTTTTCAACCAGGAATTTTCTAACATATTGGGTTGCAGAAAGACGGGAAAACTCTTTGGTAAAAGGCATCACTACCAAGTGATCAATATTAAACTGGTTCAGCAAGAAGATTTTTTCCTCCAGCGTGGATAAGATTTTTAAAGAATGATCCTGAGGAAATACTACCGTGCGCGGATGGGGATCGAATGTAATCATTACACTTTCACCTTCCATTTCATGTGCAAGACTGTTGATCCGGCGGATCAATTGCTGGTGGCCCCGGTGCACCCCGTCAAAGGTTCCAACCGTAATGACTGCATTCTTAAAAAAAGGAAGCTGATCGAAATTTTTATGAACCTCCATGTATTTAGCTGTATATCCCGCAGAGAGTATTATTACCCATATTTATTATTAATCAGGAAAGAGATTTTTCCTTATCCACAAAGCTCGCAAAATCGGTTATT
Protein-coding regions in this window:
- a CDS encoding bifunctional riboflavin kinase/FAD synthetase → MEVHKNFDQLPFFKNAVITVGTFDGVHRGHQQLIRRINSLAHEMEGESVMITFDPHPRTVVFPQDHSLKILSTLEEKIFLLNQFNIDHLVVMPFTKEFSRLSATQYVRKFLVEKFHPAIVVIGYNHQFGHHRDGNIELLRKLSKENNFRVEEITKQLVEDIEVSSTRIRIALQEGDVKTAAHLLGHLYSVEGTVVKGNQLGSRIGYPTANISVHDGYKLIPADGIYAIKATLDGNIYNGVISIGLRPTVNGKDRTIEAFLFDFTQDIYGKLLKVEFAEWIREERKFETIGLMTEAIRNDEEQAKQILDKVSK